A genomic segment from Lignipirellula cremea encodes:
- a CDS encoding bifunctional serine/threonine-protein kinase/formylglycine-generating enzyme family protein, which produces MNDSQKNPRSPLPASRFVDWTPSQAARIDELCDQFEGEYFAGKNPTIEDFLHQAAPTEREYLLCELLHLEIELENSSDSKFGGFLSAELYRARFPEHVSLIDRVWNSYFSGTESDIATQAGGPDLTAAAPLPVSLADYEIQSTIGAGGMGVVLKGYEARLDRFVAIKLIRGALTLSPLAIARFHQEAKLAAKLNHPNVVAVYAAGEDHGQLYLAMQFVVGESLDKRLHRVRRFSVEETLDVARQCLLALAAAHKCDIVHRDIKPANMLREEETGRVLLSDFGLARLQSALHRLTQDGEVLGTASYMSPEQCRGAEIDGRADLYSLGVSLYQMLAGSLPFPGKNAADVVRQHLHQQPPSLPEAAQTPADVAAVIMRCLEKDPDNRFPDAAAMLLALDQIGAAVRLPEPAAALRPPRRFGWAYGVAVIALLPVLLLLSPVRWPWVTDAPAPQQPPASQQPPASQQPLASQQPPASQQPPASQQPLALQQPPALQKSAWMEPPEPERAKAVPPQPEPPEPERPVEPSAIGDRSPLLARPSGQEEWDDEWGLAFVRIESGEFNMGSEANEGAVAAHFNLALRSLKNEYPRHRVVISAPFYMGKFEVTQRQYREVMGENPSDFTAAPDADNFPVEQVTWKDAQEFCERLTVRSARTAVPRNYRLPTEAEWEYACQLRARDEFFGQPEEVIDRFAWYSKNSDFTPHPVGSKQKLPSGLHDMHGNVCEWCADAFENGYYAISPPVDPPGGKGLHRIARGGAWVSPLGDCRITSRDHYSPDLSNRAIGFRVVVEFSSE; this is translated from the coding sequence ATGAATGACTCGCAAAAGAACCCTCGATCTCCCCTGCCAGCATCCCGTTTTGTAGACTGGACGCCTTCCCAGGCAGCTCGGATCGACGAACTTTGCGATCAGTTTGAAGGCGAATACTTCGCCGGCAAGAATCCAACCATTGAGGATTTTCTCCACCAGGCAGCCCCGACCGAACGCGAATACCTGCTCTGTGAGTTGCTCCATCTCGAAATCGAACTTGAGAATTCGAGCGATTCAAAGTTTGGCGGTTTTCTGTCGGCCGAGTTGTATCGGGCTCGATTTCCCGAACACGTTTCGCTGATCGATCGCGTTTGGAACAGCTATTTCTCGGGGACAGAGAGCGATATCGCCACCCAGGCCGGCGGGCCCGATCTGACCGCCGCCGCCCCCTTGCCGGTCTCTCTGGCCGACTACGAAATCCAGTCGACCATCGGCGCCGGCGGTATGGGCGTGGTCCTCAAAGGATACGAGGCTCGGCTCGACCGCTTTGTTGCGATCAAGCTCATTCGCGGCGCCTTGACGCTCAGCCCCCTGGCGATCGCCCGCTTCCATCAGGAGGCGAAGCTCGCCGCCAAACTGAATCACCCGAACGTCGTCGCCGTCTATGCGGCCGGCGAGGACCACGGCCAACTATATCTGGCGATGCAATTTGTCGTGGGCGAGTCACTCGATAAACGGCTGCATCGCGTCCGGCGATTTTCGGTGGAGGAGACGCTCGATGTCGCCCGGCAGTGCCTGCTGGCGCTGGCGGCCGCCCATAAATGCGACATCGTCCATCGCGACATTAAACCCGCCAACATGTTGCGGGAAGAAGAGACCGGCCGCGTTCTGCTCAGCGATTTTGGTCTGGCCCGACTGCAATCGGCCTTGCATCGACTGACCCAGGACGGCGAGGTGCTGGGCACGGCTTCGTATATGTCGCCCGAGCAATGCCGTGGCGCCGAAATCGACGGGCGCGCGGACCTGTATTCACTGGGCGTTTCTTTGTATCAGATGCTCGCGGGCTCGCTTCCTTTCCCAGGCAAGAACGCCGCCGATGTTGTCCGCCAGCACCTGCATCAACAGCCGCCGTCTTTGCCCGAGGCCGCCCAGACGCCCGCCGATGTTGCGGCCGTTATCATGCGTTGCCTCGAGAAGGACCCCGACAACCGGTTCCCCGATGCCGCTGCAATGCTGCTTGCCCTCGACCAGATCGGCGCAGCAGTACGCTTACCCGAACCTGCAGCCGCGCTGCGTCCGCCGCGACGATTCGGTTGGGCGTACGGCGTCGCAGTGATCGCGCTGTTACCGGTGCTGTTACTGCTCTCGCCCGTTCGCTGGCCTTGGGTTACCGACGCACCGGCGCCGCAACAACCGCCTGCCTCACAACAACCGCCTGCCTCACAACAACCGCTTGCCTCACAACAACCGCCTGCCTCACAGCAACCGCCTGCCTCACAGCAACCGCTTGCCTTGCAGCAACCACCTGCCTTGCAAAAATCGGCCTGGATGGAGCCGCCCGAGCCAGAGCGGGCAAAAGCAGTGCCGCCCCAACCGGAGCCGCCCGAGCCAGAGCGGCCGGTTGAGCCGTCGGCGATCGGCGATAGAAGCCCTCTGCTTGCGCGTCCTTCTGGTCAGGAGGAGTGGGACGACGAATGGGGACTGGCATTTGTGCGGATCGAAAGCGGCGAATTCAACATGGGCAGCGAGGCCAACGAAGGCGCCGTGGCAGCGCATTTCAACCTTGCCCTGCGCTCTCTCAAGAACGAGTATCCACGCCATCGCGTGGTCATCTCCGCCCCTTTTTACATGGGGAAATTTGAAGTGACGCAGCGTCAGTATCGGGAGGTCATGGGAGAGAATCCTTCGGATTTCACCGCAGCACCCGACGCCGATAACTTTCCCGTCGAACAGGTGACCTGGAAAGACGCACAAGAGTTTTGTGAGCGGCTAACCGTGCGATCCGCGCGGACCGCCGTGCCGCGGAACTACCGTTTACCCACCGAAGCGGAGTGGGAATACGCCTGCCAGTTGCGGGCCCGCGACGAGTTCTTTGGACAACCGGAAGAAGTCATTGATCGTTTTGCGTGGTACTCAAAGAATTCGGATTTCACGCCGCATCCTGTCGGGTCGAAGCAGAAGTTGCCGTCGGGGTTGCACGACATGCACGGGAATGTGTGCGAATGGTGCGCGGACGCCTTTGAAAACGGTTACTATGCCATTTCTCCCCCGGTTGATCCGCCGGGCGGCAAGGGCCTGCATCGCATCGCGCGTGGCGGCGCCTGGGTCTCTCCCCTGGGGGATTGTCGAATTACATCACGCGACCACTATTCGCCTGACCTTTCCAACCGAGCAATTGGGTTCCGGGTCGTGGTCGAATTCAGCAGCGAGTGA
- a CDS encoding bifunctional serine/threonine-protein kinase/formylglycine-generating enzyme family protein, producing MDPASEPLRLTAMGSEYQITQRLGGGGACEVFLAQADSGEQLAVKVLRPLFRSDERLLRRFAQEAKSLQQINHPNVVRVIKVNESETEPYILLEYVDGKSLDERMREPALLSHAEAVTVCCGCLEGLVCVHDTKIVHRDIKPANILLERSGRVVLSDFGLALEQESDVTQSISGGLVGTLAYMSPEQCAGRPVDHRSDLYSLGVVLFEMATGSLPFAATNPAALAYQTLHENPRWDLLDRAAPGLTPCVQKLMARDPSQRFQTASAALQALQSLTDVSQKPAAPTRRRTAWAVGGSFAVLAVLLASFFSAGFYNQRNPAPAAARDRDPQPLLVLPAPVPPQPRAPEAAPQKVSIVPLSREPAPRVTNSIGSNLVWIPPGKFTMGMTNPGRFKHDDWATPEHEVELTRGFYMATCEVTRAEFEEVMGVRHHLWGEDKTDGQRPASVLSWSDAVEFCRQLSNRSEEKKKGFVYRLPTEAEWEYACRAGQSTDYSWGDSLDGFEAYAWVAENSQNKAQDTGKLAPNPWGLYDMTGNMAEWCQDWFAPYPGESVVDPSGPPVAPLQPRRVMRGSSFNYEIKNGGHRSASRSHHDQDGFRSYIGFRVVADIPLDQSQPSVGL from the coding sequence ATGGATCCTGCGTCCGAACCTCTTCGCCTGACAGCAATGGGGAGCGAGTACCAGATCACCCAGCGGCTGGGCGGCGGCGGGGCTTGCGAGGTCTTTCTGGCGCAAGCCGACTCCGGCGAGCAGCTGGCGGTGAAGGTCCTGCGTCCTCTCTTCCGCAGCGATGAGCGTTTGCTGCGTCGATTCGCGCAGGAGGCGAAATCGCTGCAGCAAATCAATCACCCGAATGTGGTTCGCGTGATCAAAGTCAACGAGAGCGAGACCGAACCGTATATCCTGCTGGAGTACGTCGACGGGAAGTCGCTAGATGAACGCATGCGCGAGCCCGCACTCTTGTCGCACGCCGAAGCCGTCACCGTCTGCTGCGGCTGCCTGGAAGGCCTGGTCTGCGTTCACGATACAAAGATCGTACATCGCGATATCAAGCCGGCCAACATTCTCCTGGAACGCTCGGGGCGGGTCGTTCTTTCAGATTTTGGACTGGCTCTGGAGCAGGAATCCGACGTTACCCAATCGATTTCAGGCGGCCTGGTCGGAACGCTGGCCTATATGTCGCCAGAGCAGTGCGCCGGACGACCGGTCGATCATCGCTCCGATCTGTATTCGCTGGGCGTGGTGCTGTTCGAAATGGCAACCGGCAGTTTGCCCTTTGCCGCCACCAATCCGGCAGCGCTTGCCTATCAGACGCTTCATGAAAATCCCCGCTGGGATTTGCTCGACCGCGCGGCGCCGGGTTTGACTCCCTGCGTTCAGAAGTTGATGGCGCGGGATCCGTCCCAGCGGTTTCAAACCGCCTCCGCAGCGCTGCAAGCTCTGCAGTCGCTGACCGACGTTTCCCAGAAACCTGCTGCGCCGACCAGGCGACGGACCGCATGGGCTGTCGGCGGAAGCTTCGCCGTGCTGGCGGTCCTGCTGGCCTCGTTTTTCTCGGCCGGTTTTTACAACCAGCGTAACCCGGCGCCTGCGGCGGCGCGGGACCGCGATCCGCAGCCGTTGCTGGTCTTGCCCGCGCCGGTTCCTCCGCAGCCCAGGGCGCCGGAAGCAGCCCCGCAAAAAGTTTCTATCGTTCCGCTCAGTCGCGAGCCGGCTCCCAGGGTGACCAATTCGATCGGCTCCAACCTGGTCTGGATTCCGCCAGGCAAGTTCACCATGGGAATGACGAATCCAGGCCGTTTTAAACACGACGACTGGGCGACGCCCGAGCACGAGGTGGAACTCACGCGGGGGTTCTATATGGCAACGTGCGAAGTCACCCGGGCGGAATTTGAGGAAGTGATGGGAGTCCGCCATCATCTCTGGGGCGAAGACAAAACCGACGGCCAGAGACCCGCCTCGGTGCTCTCGTGGAGCGATGCGGTCGAGTTCTGTCGACAACTGTCGAATCGGAGCGAGGAGAAGAAGAAGGGCTTTGTCTATCGGCTCCCGACCGAAGCCGAGTGGGAATACGCCTGTCGTGCAGGGCAATCGACCGATTACAGTTGGGGCGATAGCCTGGACGGCTTTGAGGCATATGCCTGGGTGGCTGAGAATTCGCAAAACAAAGCGCAGGACACCGGAAAACTCGCACCGAATCCGTGGGGCCTCTACGACATGACCGGAAACATGGCCGAGTGGTGCCAGGACTGGTTCGCCCCGTATCCGGGGGAAAGCGTCGTCGACCCCAGCGGCCCGCCGGTCGCCCCGCTTCAACCACGGCGCGTTATGCGCGGCAGCAGTTTTAATTATGAGATCAAAAACGGCGGGCACCGTTCCGCGTCTCGCAGTCACCACGACCAGGACGGCTTTCGAAGTTACATCGGGTTCCGCGTGGTCGCCGACATCCCGCTGGATCAATCCCAGCCGTCGGTCGGTTTATAA
- a CDS encoding helix-turn-helix domain-containing protein codes for MEVIAGQLYRENFRGKVLAACDAGEGIRAIAVQLAISESWIRRIQQTRREGGQLAPKTAGKRQLEWLA; via the coding sequence ATGGAGGTGATTGCCGGGCAGCTATACCGTGAGAATTTTCGCGGCAAGGTGCTTGCCGCTTGTGATGCGGGCGAGGGCATACGCGCCATCGCGGTCCAATTGGCGATCTCAGAATCCTGGATCCGCCGCATCCAACAGACGCGGCGTGAGGGCGGTCAACTCGCTCCGAAAACCGCCGGCAAACGTCAACTGGAGTGGCTCGCCTGA
- a CDS encoding Hsp70 family protein has protein sequence MASQYVIGIDLGTTNSVLAYAALADEKPQVQLLSIPQLTAAATVENRDSLASFVYQAGKHEKGAFDLSWAKGRQYAVGEYARRQSAEFPDRTIGAAKSWLCHSKVDRHQPILPWNAPEDTPKISPITASRYYLQHLIAAWEEQFPDAPVKDQQVVLTVPASFDVSARELTREAAREAGLPDTLILLEEPQAAVYSWLAVMGDKWRKMLRVNEKLLVCDVGGGTTDLTLVGVAEENGELTLERIAVGNHLLVGGDNMDLALAHYAAGLFEKQKVKLNPWQSVSLWHSCRAAKEILLAEDGPESTTVSVLGRGSKLIGGTVSVELEAAAVKKLLVDGFLPECSLTDRPSRQRASGFLEIGLPFESDTAITRHLSAFLQSHGADEAVEPTHVLFNGGVFRSDALRSQLLSVIRGWFTDDAAQLLAGDHDLDHAVARGAAYYGHVKQQGGMRIRGGAARSYYIGIETAGLAIPGAPRPLRALCVVPQGMEEGAETDVPSGEVGLVLGEPAQFRFFSSNVRRQDRPGDLLSSWDEEELVETDSLETILPPDEHADDAYVPVRFRSHITELGVFELWCVSANSDARWKLEFSVREE, from the coding sequence TTGGCATCGCAATACGTTATCGGCATTGATCTGGGCACCACCAACAGCGTGCTCGCCTATGCAGCCCTGGCCGACGAAAAACCGCAGGTTCAGTTGCTCTCCATCCCACAGTTGACCGCCGCGGCCACCGTGGAAAACCGTGATTCGCTGGCCTCGTTTGTTTACCAGGCCGGCAAGCATGAAAAAGGGGCCTTTGATCTGTCCTGGGCCAAAGGCCGCCAGTACGCCGTGGGCGAATACGCCCGGCGCCAGTCGGCCGAGTTTCCCGATCGCACGATCGGAGCCGCCAAGAGCTGGCTGTGCCATAGCAAAGTGGATCGTCATCAGCCCATTCTGCCCTGGAACGCGCCCGAAGATACGCCCAAAATCTCTCCCATTACCGCCTCTCGGTATTACCTGCAGCACTTGATTGCCGCCTGGGAAGAGCAGTTCCCCGACGCCCCCGTTAAAGACCAGCAGGTTGTGCTGACGGTGCCGGCGTCTTTTGATGTGAGCGCGCGGGAACTGACGCGCGAAGCAGCTCGTGAAGCGGGCCTGCCCGATACGCTGATCCTGCTGGAAGAGCCCCAGGCGGCCGTTTACTCCTGGCTGGCCGTGATGGGCGACAAGTGGCGGAAGATGCTACGGGTGAACGAGAAACTGCTCGTTTGCGATGTAGGCGGCGGCACCACCGATCTCACGCTGGTCGGCGTCGCCGAAGAAAACGGCGAGCTCACCCTGGAGCGGATCGCCGTCGGCAATCATCTGCTCGTCGGCGGCGACAACATGGATCTGGCCCTGGCCCACTACGCGGCCGGTCTGTTCGAAAAACAGAAGGTGAAACTCAACCCCTGGCAATCGGTTTCCCTGTGGCATTCCTGCAGGGCGGCCAAAGAAATCCTGCTGGCGGAAGATGGCCCGGAAAGCACGACCGTTTCCGTGCTGGGCCGCGGCAGCAAGCTGATCGGCGGCACCGTCTCGGTCGAGCTGGAAGCCGCCGCCGTGAAGAAGCTGCTGGTCGACGGCTTCCTGCCGGAGTGTTCCCTGACGGACCGCCCCAGCCGGCAAAGGGCTTCGGGCTTTCTGGAAATCGGCCTGCCGTTTGAGTCGGATACCGCCATCACCCGGCATCTGTCGGCGTTCCTGCAGTCGCACGGAGCGGACGAAGCGGTCGAACCGACGCATGTGCTGTTCAATGGCGGCGTCTTCCGGAGCGACGCGCTGCGGTCGCAGTTGCTGTCGGTCATTCGCGGCTGGTTCACCGACGATGCGGCCCAGCTGCTGGCCGGCGACCACGATCTCGACCATGCCGTCGCCCGCGGCGCCGCTTATTATGGGCACGTCAAACAGCAAGGCGGCATGCGGATCCGCGGCGGTGCGGCCCGCAGCTACTACATCGGCATTGAAACGGCCGGCCTGGCGATCCCCGGGGCTCCGCGTCCGCTTCGGGCGCTGTGCGTGGTTCCGCAAGGGATGGAAGAAGGCGCCGAGACCGACGTCCCCTCGGGTGAAGTCGGCCTGGTGCTGGGCGAGCCGGCCCAGTTCCGCTTTTTCAGCTCCAACGTCCGCCGCCAGGATCGTCCCGGCGACCTGCTTTCCTCCTGGGACGAGGAGGAGCTGGTCGAAACGGATTCCCTGGAAACGATCCTGCCGCCCGACGAACACGCCGACGATGCTTATGTGCCGGTCCGCTTCCGCTCCCACATTACAGAGCTGGGCGTCTTTGAATTATGGTGCGTCTCGGCCAATTCCGACGCACGCTGGAAGCTGGAATTCAGCGTTCGGGAAGAGTAA
- a CDS encoding DUF2760 domain-containing protein produces MRMMVAFRAFFAALFNGETAARIDSALGAEPAAGLPPVEEKPKTPPPAPQPKRPARSEALTLLAALQREARFLDIVKEPLGDYSDAQIGAAARDVLRDCGKVLDRLFALEPILDQEEGDTCETPAKFDAGRYRVTGAVAGDPPYRGQLVHHGWQAAKCELPEWSGGQDSANVVAPVELEIK; encoded by the coding sequence ATGCGCATGATGGTGGCGTTCCGCGCCTTTTTCGCCGCACTTTTCAATGGGGAAACGGCCGCCCGGATTGATTCGGCCCTGGGCGCCGAGCCCGCTGCCGGTCTGCCTCCGGTCGAAGAGAAGCCCAAAACGCCGCCCCCTGCTCCGCAACCCAAACGGCCCGCCCGCAGCGAAGCGTTGACCCTGCTGGCTGCTTTGCAGCGGGAAGCCCGCTTTCTGGATATTGTGAAAGAACCGCTGGGCGATTACTCCGACGCACAAATTGGAGCCGCCGCCCGGGACGTCCTGCGCGACTGCGGCAAGGTGCTCGATCGGCTGTTCGCCCTGGAGCCGATCCTCGACCAGGAGGAAGGCGACACCTGTGAAACGCCGGCCAAATTCGACGCCGGTCGTTACCGCGTCACCGGCGCCGTGGCGGGCGATCCGCCCTACCGCGGGCAACTGGTGCATCACGGCTGGCAGGCCGCCAAATGTGAACTGCCCGAGTGGTCCGGCGGCCAGGATTCCGCCAATGTTGTCGCCCCGGTGGAACTGGAAATCAAGTAA
- a CDS encoding DUF6677 family protein, whose translation MDAEPSPTPFDVDLRDQNVAAFFAWLWPGAGHLYQRRYAKGALFMICILSTWFFGLALGGGHVVYASWNKMDRRWQYICQLGVGAPAFPAMVQNVLVGKGFEPITEIMAPPMRPNEPNGSDRLADWNYTFHNFFELGTLYTVVAGLLNILAIYDAYAGPVAPLEPGKPPDDENDDEPAASDEVPS comes from the coding sequence ATGGACGCGGAACCTTCCCCCACACCTTTCGACGTTGATCTGCGCGATCAAAACGTCGCCGCGTTTTTTGCATGGCTTTGGCCAGGCGCGGGCCACCTTTACCAGCGCCGTTACGCCAAGGGCGCGCTGTTCATGATCTGCATCCTGTCGACCTGGTTTTTCGGCCTGGCGCTGGGGGGCGGTCATGTGGTGTATGCCTCGTGGAACAAAATGGATCGCCGCTGGCAATACATTTGCCAGCTGGGCGTCGGGGCGCCTGCCTTCCCGGCCATGGTGCAGAATGTGCTGGTCGGCAAGGGTTTCGAACCGATCACGGAGATCATGGCCCCGCCGATGCGGCCGAACGAACCGAACGGCTCCGATCGACTGGCCGACTGGAACTATACGTTCCACAACTTTTTTGAGCTGGGAACGCTCTATACGGTGGTCGCCGGCCTGCTCAATATCCTGGCCATTTACGACGCGTATGCAGGCCCGGTTGCTCCGCTGGAGCCTGGCAAGCCGCCCGATGATGAGAACGACGACGAACCCGCCGCGAGCGACGAAGTCCCTTCCTGA
- a CDS encoding polysaccharide lyase, whose product MNRFPTVSGQPRVSTTGDSPLPPRRALCFLGLCRAVGRFACWPAVLVFASAYAHAAKDDWVEGSGDDGASRDYYNAPAKLPWRNFLGDWADAVNRPQGEQPFGKVDAAAVMAGDVLEIDVTPLVQEWLSGRQPNQGMLLRLLSGGRKFVIASRESEVAANRPALLLEGDKSIRLPAVADIYLESSTYRSVGGVAPQLRLGSQNPVLIRFDLDEAATGKGFKKAVLRLVVEKVYGSGECQVGVFRCSQGHAEPPSEPLLGLARKFPGDRGLGDDPQVLLQADFETPFWDKKWSQVAVKEKLSIVGDDQDLMFQPLRGKALKVKMAQGENTALNTLFKFGKKTGEEPEEIFFRYYLRLADDWNQTVSGGKMPGVSGTYGVAGWGGRKSNGENGWSARGAFSKTVPADNPLGGLHPIGTYCYHADMEGFYGDVWLWQRDYRGYLESNRWYCVEQQVKLNTPGEKDGELRTWIDGRLAFEKTDIRFRHVDRLKVEQVWLNVYHGGKDPSPRDQHLYLDHVVIARQYIGPLAE is encoded by the coding sequence ATGAACCGCTTCCCCACGGTATCAGGGCAGCCGCGCGTCTCGACCACGGGCGACTCGCCGCTTCCTCCTCGCCGAGCGCTGTGCTTTCTTGGTTTGTGTCGAGCTGTCGGCAGGTTCGCTTGCTGGCCAGCGGTTCTGGTTTTTGCCAGCGCGTACGCCCATGCCGCCAAAGACGACTGGGTGGAAGGTTCCGGCGACGATGGCGCTTCGCGCGATTACTACAACGCTCCCGCCAAACTGCCCTGGCGAAATTTTCTGGGCGACTGGGCCGATGCAGTCAATCGTCCGCAGGGCGAGCAACCCTTTGGGAAAGTCGACGCCGCCGCAGTCATGGCTGGCGACGTGCTGGAGATTGATGTGACGCCCCTGGTGCAGGAGTGGCTGTCGGGCCGGCAGCCCAATCAGGGCATGCTGCTGCGGCTTCTGTCAGGCGGCCGCAAGTTCGTGATCGCCAGCCGCGAAAGCGAAGTCGCCGCCAACCGTCCCGCACTGCTTCTGGAAGGGGACAAATCGATTCGTCTGCCGGCCGTCGCTGATATTTATCTGGAGTCTTCGACGTATCGCAGCGTGGGCGGCGTCGCTCCGCAGTTACGCCTTGGTTCCCAGAATCCGGTGCTGATCCGTTTCGATCTGGACGAAGCGGCGACCGGCAAGGGTTTCAAGAAAGCGGTGCTGCGGCTGGTGGTGGAAAAAGTCTATGGCAGCGGCGAGTGCCAGGTCGGCGTCTTTCGCTGCTCGCAAGGGCATGCCGAACCGCCGTCGGAACCGCTCCTGGGGCTGGCGCGGAAGTTCCCCGGCGACCGCGGCCTGGGCGACGATCCGCAGGTCCTGCTGCAGGCCGATTTTGAAACGCCGTTCTGGGACAAGAAATGGTCGCAAGTCGCCGTCAAAGAGAAGCTGTCGATCGTGGGGGACGACCAGGACCTCATGTTCCAGCCGCTGCGGGGAAAGGCCCTGAAAGTCAAAATGGCCCAGGGAGAAAACACGGCGCTCAACACGCTCTTCAAATTCGGCAAGAAGACAGGCGAAGAACCCGAAGAGATCTTTTTTCGCTACTACCTGCGACTGGCCGACGACTGGAACCAGACGGTCAGCGGCGGCAAAATGCCTGGCGTCAGCGGCACGTACGGCGTGGCCGGCTGGGGCGGCCGCAAAAGCAACGGCGAAAATGGCTGGTCCGCGCGCGGGGCGTTCTCAAAAACGGTTCCCGCCGATAATCCGCTGGGCGGACTGCACCCGATCGGTACGTACTGTTACCACGCCGATATGGAAGGTTTCTACGGCGATGTCTGGCTCTGGCAGCGGGATTACCGCGGGTATCTGGAAAGCAATCGCTGGTACTGTGTGGAGCAGCAGGTGAAGCTCAATACGCCGGGGGAAAAAGACGGCGAGCTGCGGACCTGGATCGACGGCCGCCTGGCGTTTGAAAAGACCGATATCCGCTTCCGCCATGTCGACCGCCTGAAGGTGGAGCAAGTCTGGCTGAACGTTTATCACGGGGGAAAGGATCCTTCGCCGCGGGATCAGCATTTGTATCTCGATCATGTGGTAATCGCCCGGCAATACATCGGGCCGCTGGCCGAATAA
- a CDS encoding glycosyltransferase family protein codes for MSKFYLLDHSLRGVGGHHYEYALHTCRQAQDRYDQVILAVHRDFSAAEEFDPSWQVLPVFSDDTYSPYCAFFSRPYVEPGRAQRWSHRLRQAVIRPWRKWRHTQGRTRHLQNFLASCSEVFSQYPLAPGDQVFVPTLSELDLEGLVMYFQVDPASRNVDWRLQFHFDVFEGRPGEYPVQTDRSDEMRRSFSRSLAQAAGQRLSLYNTTPELAAQYQQLGVAHFEAMPYPVNPAIQPADSVVDDSGSSALTGERRRVTCGGYFRREKGRRHLRELVTRLAPELGSQGRVQLVVQGSARQIHKTVGAIRSTGQLRDDAIVTPPHPLSMEQYAELIQRADIGLFLYDGRRYYARCSGVLVEMLAAGVPVITPAGCWLAEQFAEASRDHYQQLATHPERQESVLARRSLLQADAGPAAFPLNLETPAADLLLRFRWRAPAEPGALVRLRCQQFDRKNSLVASSTAIAGFHQGDAVAGLFHLEPQTVRIQAELENAYDQRDLELENLTAITLPAEEDGRLRPLGSVGLAFDAQEDIPRLLNDMLDHYDHYRASSLAFSETWRNDHHPGQILDRFQSPAAASPQRVA; via the coding sequence ATGTCGAAATTCTATCTTTTGGACCATTCATTGCGAGGCGTGGGCGGCCATCACTATGAATACGCGCTGCACACCTGTCGTCAGGCCCAGGATCGCTATGACCAGGTGATTCTGGCCGTACACCGGGACTTTTCGGCTGCGGAGGAGTTTGATCCAAGCTGGCAGGTGTTGCCCGTTTTTTCTGACGACACCTATTCCCCTTATTGTGCTTTTTTCAGTCGTCCGTACGTGGAGCCCGGCCGAGCCCAGCGCTGGTCGCATCGGCTTCGTCAGGCGGTCATCCGTCCCTGGCGAAAGTGGCGACATACGCAAGGACGGACTCGCCATCTGCAGAACTTTCTGGCCTCCTGCAGCGAGGTCTTCTCCCAGTATCCGCTGGCGCCGGGCGACCAGGTGTTTGTGCCGACTTTGTCGGAGCTGGATCTTGAGGGCCTGGTGATGTACTTCCAGGTGGACCCCGCATCGCGGAATGTGGATTGGCGCCTGCAGTTCCATTTTGATGTTTTCGAAGGCCGACCCGGTGAATATCCGGTCCAGACCGATCGTTCCGACGAAATGCGGCGAAGTTTTTCCCGCTCGTTGGCGCAGGCCGCCGGGCAGCGACTGTCCCTGTATAACACCACCCCGGAACTGGCCGCGCAGTACCAGCAACTGGGCGTAGCCCATTTTGAAGCGATGCCGTATCCCGTGAATCCGGCCATCCAGCCGGCTGACTCGGTCGTCGACGATTCCGGTTCTTCGGCGCTGACAGGGGAACGTCGGCGGGTGACCTGTGGCGGGTATTTCCGCCGGGAAAAAGGACGTCGTCATCTGCGGGAACTGGTCACGCGACTGGCGCCGGAACTGGGATCCCAGGGACGCGTTCAACTGGTGGTGCAAGGCAGCGCCCGGCAGATCCACAAAACGGTCGGAGCAATCCGGTCCACGGGCCAGTTACGCGACGACGCCATTGTGACGCCGCCGCATCCGCTCTCGATGGAGCAGTACGCGGAACTGATTCAACGCGCGGATATCGGCCTCTTTCTGTATGACGGACGACGATATTACGCCCGCTGCAGCGGCGTACTGGTGGAAATGCTGGCCGCAGGCGTTCCCGTAATCACCCCGGCCGGTTGCTGGCTGGCGGAGCAGTTTGCCGAGGCCAGTCGCGACCACTATCAACAACTGGCGACCCATCCCGAGCGACAGGAGTCGGTCCTGGCGCGGCGGTCCCTGCTGCAAGCCGATGCGGGGCCGGCGGCGTTCCCGCTGAATCTCGAAACGCCTGCCGCCGACCTGCTGCTCCGCTTTCGCTGGCGCGCTCCGGCGGAACCTGGCGCCCTGGTGCGCCTGCGGTGCCAGCAGTTCGATCGAAAAAACAGCCTGGTTGCCAGCTCGACCGCGATTGCCGGCTTTCACCAGGGAGACGCCGTCGCCGGTCTGTTCCATCTGGAGCCCCAGACGGTTCGCATCCAGGCGGAGTTGGAAAACGCCTACGACCAGCGTGATCTAGAGCTGGAAAACCTGACCGCCATCACCCTTCCGGCGGAGGAAGACGGGCGACTTCGTCCGCTGGGCAGTGTCGGACTGGCTTTTGATGCGCAAGAGGACATCCCGCGATTGTTGAACGACATGCTGGATCACTACGACCACTACCGAGCTTCCAGCCTGGCGTTCTCAGAAACCTGGCGGAACGATCATCATCCGGGCCAGATCCTTGATCGCTTCCAGTCGCCGGCGGCCGCCAGCCCCCAGCGAGTCGCCTGA